Proteins from a single region of Arctopsyche grandis isolate Sample6627 chromosome 1, ASM5162203v2, whole genome shotgun sequence:
- the LOC143911113 gene encoding uncharacterized protein LOC143911113 isoform X3, which produces MPLFSDLSSLSMYYGGSLGSYGTPSSSYGSSSSPYSGSSSPYSGSSSSYSGSGSYSSPYLSSGGNYSTHSSLGGYSRSPLSSYSGIRSTYVPTRNYSPYLSTINENSSARRVAGSANILKRLSPDVQSRLSPKYKPQKPITINTADIDVSRNKYTRTEPRSEVTNDADEADVQKDASGIERGRSTIRRSRPVVRLHTIRRKDRDSPKTERGSIKKEEDDTPSLTDTSNINSPLFSPTKQSPKSKWRENLSEDLEYKDKRTNRKTPGEKLKEKFLIRDTKEEELALLEKEYREKKRKENLNTYTESNMATPTPIKRHNSSKRHSIRKVLNCDGVNEENYHNSIQRNVSKRMSIKGEQANEKDLANHRRFSQEMLEEQSQIFDALIRGENLSTTQLDISKVGLSEPEASAATEFSKIGSKRKKKSLDNLTEGFGMPQSRTKSDNAINEMIDSSERDKSPVSIAPKTSQKIRKSSSGSMIATLDSITENPKEPIVLKMNAIAESPTELKVVEPSVKTPKFKPKISSTVQVNNVESNLKIKVDDIVIEEIAKPKPKLISNIKYEVVCDEKNEIVNEKELSKVEKKKASPKKANTQLDKRQLEVSESKKSETQKVMPQLLQEKKNARQSTIVNKQKNESNEEDIDDFWNKIGKRETIYYKDRRKRLQEEAEKTKKSIFWNPEDELNAIQEIAIAEEVELSKKANSPIVDICKIDDKTLAKNDKSLIKTETINEVQVLSKTPLTKSNSKVSFDLIPKEELNPADESKNDTNLINEKVIPQKKTIDLLSKTKEEVIVASPIVKKENKGEDKILNAKNETQVVELTDKNPTKPATDIPTFNSLIDNEKEIAKVKKEPVTENKTMAEEVENQTKCSKVKDTPALKTKNSPTKVKPVEITQQSTKEIIAKKEKVKPTCETKSEAIKQIVKSEPLTVAEDKTDDKPNTITIKSEPPVVAVENKNIEKPNKIEPNVEGESQASMDDKNIKKPESPIPIVITEEQKEDIPKMEELGVKNEENKVEKNVFEQKETTPLPIVEEPTSLNSSKKYSKTSTILNKDIIVLPKAPSPKKRIVKAEPALRPLIATPRPLQKRADLRAQRRARLSAGNVTSSEEESSSEEETESSESSEEDEFFECEVTKNKSDKDVRTSTSSNDSGFDSSAPTSPAGIICIKKEASTAYSAFQRSGRVTPPATTIPRFRKYTVEDFCFLKVLGKGSFGKVLLAELKNTEYYYAIKCLKKDVVLEDDDVECTLIERKVLALGTKHPYLCHLFCTFQTDSHLFFVMEYLNGGDLMFHIQQTGRFSEARGRFYAAEIVSGLKFLHKKGIVYRDLKLDNILLDYEGHARIADFGMCKLQIYLDKTADTFCGTPDYMAPEIITGQKYNQTVDWWSFGVLLYEMLIGQSPFSGCDENELFWSICNELPSYPRFLSIEALQILNMLLDKEATTRLGGSECICGDICDQEFFRPIPWDKLERRQLEPPFKPQVRHPIDTQYFDKAFTGERARLTPVENNILRSMDQAQFRGFSYTNPNATDH; this is translated from the exons ATGCCTTTGTTCTCGGATTTGTCCAGTTTGAGCATGTATTACGGCGGCTCGTTGGGCTCTTATGGAACACCAAGCTCCTCGTATGGATCATCAAGCTCTCCGTACAGTGGATCCAGCTCTCCGTACAGCGGATCCAGCTCTTCCTACAGCGGTTCAGGTTCTTACAGTAGCCCCTACCTCAGCTCCGGTGGCAACTATAGTACCCACTCTTCTTTAGGAGGATACTCTAGAAGTCCTCTTTCTTCCTATTCTGGAATTCGGTCTACTTATGTTCCGACGAGAAATTATTCACCGTATCTTTCTACCATCAATGAGAATTCTTCAGCGCGCCGTGTCGCTGGGTCGGCCAATATCCTTAAAAGACTCAGTCCTGATGTTCAATCTCGTCTCAGTCCTAAATACAAACCGCAAAAGCCGATCACAATCAACACTGCCGACATAGACGTGTCCCGCAATAAATACACGAGAACCGAGCCAAGGTCAGAGGTCACCAATGACGCAGATGAAGCAGACGTCCAAAAAGACGCTTCGGGGATAGAACGTGGACGGAGTACGATTAGACGCAGTCGTCCTGTTGTCAGACTTCATACTATCAGAAGAAAGGATAGAGATTCGCCGAAAACAGAAAGGGGTTCGATCAAAAAAGAAGAAGACGACACACCATCATTGACTGACACATCTAATATTAATTCACCGTTGTTCAGTCCCACGAAACAGAGTCCCAAGTCAAAATGGAGGGAAAACCTGTCAGAAGACCTCGAATATAAGGATAAGCGTACTAATAGGAAGACTCCAGGAGAAAAGTTAAAAGAAAAGTTCTTAATACGCGATACTAAAGAAGAAGAACTAGCGCTCTTAGAAAAAGAATACAGGGAAAAGAAACGGAAAGAAAACTTAAACACGTATACAGAATCAAATATGGCAACTCCGACTCCTATAAAAAGACACAATTCCTCAAAAAGGCATAGCATACGAAAAGTTTTAAATTGTGATGGAGTAAATGAGGAAAATTACCATAATTCGATTCAAAGGAATGTTTCGAAAAGGATGTCGATCAAAGGTGAGCAAGCTAATGAAAAAGATTTAGCTAACCACAGAAGATTTTCACAAGAAATGTTGGAAgagcaatctcaaatttttgaTGCCCTCATTAGAGGTGAGAATTTGAGTACTACTCAATTAGACATTTCAAAAGTTGGACTTTCGGAGCCAGAAGCCTCTGCAGCGACCGAGTTTAGCAAAATTGGATCTAAGCGAAAGAAAAAATCTTTGGATAATCTAACAGAAGGTTTTGGCATGCCACAGTCAAGAACAAAATCGGACAATGCGATCAATGAGATGATTGATAGTTCAGAACGAGACAAATCTCCCGTATCAATAGCGCCAAAAACTTCACAAAAAATAAGGAAGTCTTCGTCGGGGAGTATGATTGCGACATTGGATTCTATTACGGAAAATCCTAAGGAGCCAATAGTTCTCAAAATGAATGCAATCGCAGAATCTCCGACTGAGTTGAAGGTTGTAGAACCATCGGTTAAAACTCCAAAGTTTAAACCAAAAATTTCATCAACTGTTCAAGTAAACAACGTAGAAtccaatttgaaaataaaagtagaCGATATCGTTATCGAAGAAATTGCTAAGCCTAAACCGaagttaatttcaaatataaaatatgaagtgGTGTGTgacgaaaaaaatgaaattgtgaATGAAAAGGAATTGTCAAAAGTTGAAAAGAAAAAAGCCTCTCCAAAAAAGGCAAATACTCAACTAGATAAAAGACAGTTAGAAGTAAGCGAATCAAAAAAGTCCGAAACACAGAAAGTAATGCCGCAATTATTACAAGAAAAAAAGAATGCTCGTCAGTCAACCATTgtcaataaacaaaaaaacgAGTCCAACGAAGAAGACATAGATGACTTTTGGAACAAAATTGGTAAAAGagaaacaatatattataaagacagaAGAAAGCGTTTGCAAGAAGAAGcagaaaaaactaaaaaatcaattttttggaATCCAGAAGATGAACTAAATGCCATTCAGGAGATTGCAATTGCGGAAGAAGTGGAATTATCTAAAAAAGCAAATTCACCAATAGTagatatttgtaaaattgaTGATAAGACTTTGGctaaaaatgataaaagtttGATAAAAACGGAAACAATAAACGAAGTACAGGTGCTTTCAAAAACTCCTCTCacaaaatcgaattcaaaagtGTCTTTTGATTTAATACCAAAAGAAGAATTGAACCCAGCGGACGAGTCAAAAAAtgatacaaatttaattaatgaaaaagtAATACCGCAGAAAAAAACCATCGATCTGCTTTCCAAAACAAAAGAGGAAGTTATTGTAGCGTCGCCGATAGTTAAGAAAGAAAACAAAGGCGAAGATAAAATTCTAAATGCTAAAAACGAAACACAGGTTGTTGAACTAACTGACAAAAATCCAACCAAGCCCGCTACTGATATTCCAacatttaattcattaattgacAATGAAAAAGAAATTGCCAAGGTTAAAAAGGAACCAGTAACAGAAAATAAGACAATGGCAGAAGAAGttgaaaatcaaacaaaatgttcaaaagtaAAGGATACACCAGCACTTAAAACTAAAAATTCACCAACAAAAGTTAAGCCAGTTGAAATTACACAACAATCCACGAAAGAAATTATCgccaaaaaagaaaaagtaaaaccaACGTGTGAAACTAAATCGGAAGCGATTAAACAGATAGTAAAGAGTGAACCACTAACTGTTGCTGAAGACAAAACTGATGATAAACCTAATACGATTACAATAAAAAGTGAGCCACCTGTTGTAGCtgtggaaaataaaaatattgaaaaacctAATAAAATTGAACCAAATGTCGAAGGTGAATCTCAAGCTAGTATggatgataaaaatattaagaaaccCGAATCACCTATTCCGATTGTCATTACGGAAGAACAAAAGGAAGATATACCAAAAATGGAAGAATTAGGCGTAAAGaatgaagaaaataaagtagagaaaaatgtttttgaacagaAGGAAACTACTCCATTGCCAATAGTGGAAGAGCCCACATCACTAAATTCGAgcaaaaaatattcgaaaaccAGTACTATCTTGAATAAAGACATTATAGTTTTGCCGAAGGCACCTTCACCAAAGAAACGTATTGTCAAGGCCGAACCTGCGCTAAGACCCTTGATAGCAACTCCGAGACCTTTACAGAAGAGAGCCGACCTCAGAGCACAAAGACGAGCAAGACTAAGTGCAGGAAACGTGACCAGCTCCGAGGAAGAGTCTTCGAGCGAGGAAGAAACGGAGTCTTCGGAATCATCCGAAGAGGATGAGTTTTTCGAATGTGAAGTGACAAAGAACAAAAGTGACAAGGACGTGAGGACTTCGACAAGCTCCAACGATTCTGGATTCGACTCATCAGCACCTACGTCACCAGCTGGAatcatttgtattaaaaaag agGCATCTACCGCATATAGTGCATTCCAAAGGTCGGGTCGCGTGACTCCACCGGCAACGACAATACCACGGTTTCGCAAATACACGGTTGAGGACTTTTGCTTCTTGAAAGTACTTGGAAAGGGAAGTTTTGGCAAG GTACTCTTGGCTGAATTGAAGAACACAGAGTATTATTATGCCattaaatgtttgaagaaagaTGTAGTTTTGGAAGATGATGATGTTGAGTGCACTTTGATCGAAAGGAAAGTTCTAGCTTTAGGCACAAAACATCCTTATCTATGCCATCTATTTTGCACGTTCCAAACTGAC TCACATCTATTTTTTGTTATGGAATATTTGAATGGAGGTGACTTGATGTTCCATATTCAACAGACAGGAAGATTTTCTGAAGCCCGAGGTCGGTTCTATGCTGCTGAAATTGTATCTGGTCTGAAATTTTTGCATAAAAAAGGAATCGTCTACAG AGACTTGAAATTGGATAATATACTCCTGGACTACGAAGGCCACGCAAGGATAGCTGATTTTGGCATGtgtaaattacaaatttacttgGACAAGACTGCTGACACATTTTGTGGAACACCTGACTATATGGCACCAGAG ATCATCACAGGCCAAAAGTACAATCAAACCGTGGATTGGTGGTCGTTTGGAGTACTTTTATATGAAATGTTAATTGGGCAAAGTCCTTTCAGCGGCTGCGACGAAAATGAACTCTTTTGGTCCATATGCAACGAGCTGCCCAGCTATCCACGGTTTCTTTCCATAGAAGCTTTGCAGATACTCAATATG CTGCTTGATAAAGAAGCAACCACAAGGTTAGGAGGTTCAGAATGTATCTGCGGTGATATATGCGACCAGGAATTTTTCAGACCTATTCCCTGGGATAAACTGGAGAGGCGACAACTAGAACCACCATTTAAACCCCAAGTT cgACATCCAATAGATACACAATATTTCGACAAAGCATTCACTGGTGAAAGAGCTCGTCTCACGCCTGTTGAGAACAACATCTTGCGCAGCATGGATCAAGCTCAATTTAGAGGATTCAGCTATACCAATCCAAACGCGACAGACCATTGA
- the LOC143911113 gene encoding uncharacterized protein LOC143911113 isoform X2: MPLFSDLSSLSMYYGGSLGSYGTPSSSYGSSSSPYSGSSSPYSGSSSSYSGSGSYSSPYLSSGGNYSTHSSLGGYSRSPLSSYSGIRSTYVPTRNYSPYLSTINENSSARRVAGSANILKRLSPDVQSRLSPKYKPQKPITINTADIDVSRNKYTRTEPRSEVTNDADEADVQKDASGIERGRSTIRRSRPVVRLHTIRRKDRDSPKTERGSIKKEEDDTPSLTDTSNINSPLFSPTKQSPKSKWRENLSEDLEYKDKRTNRKTPGEKLKEKFLIRDTKEEELALLEKEYREKKRKENLNTYTESNMATPTPIKRHNSSKRHSIRKVLNCDGVNEENYHNSIQRNVSKRMSIKGEQANEKDLANHRRFSQEMLEEQSQIFDALIRGENLSTTQLDISKVGLSEPEASAATEFSKIGSKRKKKSLDNLTEGFGMPQSRTKSDNAINEMIDSSERDKSPVSIAPKTSQKIRKSSSGSMIATLDSITENPKEPIVLKMNAIAESPTELKVVEPSVKTPKFKPKISSTVQVNNVESNLKIKVDDIVIEEIAKPKPKLISNIKYEVVCDEKNEIVNEKELSKVEKKKASPKKANTQLDKRQLEVSESKKSETQKVMPQLLQEKKNARQSTIVNKQKNESNEEDIDDFWNKIGKRETIYYKDRRKRLQEEAEKTKKSIFWNPEDELNAIQEIAIAEEVELSKKANSPIVDICKIDDKTLAKNDKSLIKTETINEVQVLSKTPLTKSNSKVSFDLIPKEELNPADESKNDTNLINEKVIPQKKTIDLLSKTKEEVIVASPIVKKENKGEDKILNAKNETQVVELTDKNPTKPATDIPTFNSLIDNEKEIAKVKKEPVTENKTMAEEVENQTKCSKVKDTPALKTKNSPTKVKPVEITQQSTKEIIAKKEKVKPTCETKSEAIKQIVKSEPLTVAEDKTDDKPNTITIKSEPPVVAVENKNIEKPNKIEPNVEGESQASMDDKNIKKPESPIPIVITEEQKEDIPKMEELGVKNEENKVEKNVFEQKETTPLPIVEEPTSLNSSKKYSKTSTILNKDIIVLPKAPSPKKRIVKAEPALRPLIATPRPLQKRADLRAQRRARLSAGNVTSSEEESSSEEETESSESSEEDEFFECEVTKNKSDKDVRTSTSSNDSGFDSSAPTSPAGIICIKKGGGEEPGEGAVAGPAPTDPNNCDRTLEASTAYSAFQRSGRVTPPATTIPRFRKYTVEDFCFLKVLGKGSFGKVLLAELKNTEYYYAIKCLKKDVVLEDDDVECTLIERKVLALGTKHPYLCHLFCTFQTDSHLFFVMEYLNGGDLMFHIQQTGRFSEARGRFYAAEIVSGLKFLHKKGIVYRDLKLDNILLDYEGHARIADFGMCKLQIYLDKTADTFCGTPDYMAPEIITGQKYNQTVDWWSFGVLLYEMLIGQSPFSGCDENELFWSICNELPSYPRFLSIEALQILNMLLDKEATTRLGGSECICGDICDQEFFRPIPWDKLERRQLEPPFKPQVRHPIDTQYFDKAFTGERARLTPVENNILRSMDQAQFRGFSYTNPNATDH, from the exons ATGCCTTTGTTCTCGGATTTGTCCAGTTTGAGCATGTATTACGGCGGCTCGTTGGGCTCTTATGGAACACCAAGCTCCTCGTATGGATCATCAAGCTCTCCGTACAGTGGATCCAGCTCTCCGTACAGCGGATCCAGCTCTTCCTACAGCGGTTCAGGTTCTTACAGTAGCCCCTACCTCAGCTCCGGTGGCAACTATAGTACCCACTCTTCTTTAGGAGGATACTCTAGAAGTCCTCTTTCTTCCTATTCTGGAATTCGGTCTACTTATGTTCCGACGAGAAATTATTCACCGTATCTTTCTACCATCAATGAGAATTCTTCAGCGCGCCGTGTCGCTGGGTCGGCCAATATCCTTAAAAGACTCAGTCCTGATGTTCAATCTCGTCTCAGTCCTAAATACAAACCGCAAAAGCCGATCACAATCAACACTGCCGACATAGACGTGTCCCGCAATAAATACACGAGAACCGAGCCAAGGTCAGAGGTCACCAATGACGCAGATGAAGCAGACGTCCAAAAAGACGCTTCGGGGATAGAACGTGGACGGAGTACGATTAGACGCAGTCGTCCTGTTGTCAGACTTCATACTATCAGAAGAAAGGATAGAGATTCGCCGAAAACAGAAAGGGGTTCGATCAAAAAAGAAGAAGACGACACACCATCATTGACTGACACATCTAATATTAATTCACCGTTGTTCAGTCCCACGAAACAGAGTCCCAAGTCAAAATGGAGGGAAAACCTGTCAGAAGACCTCGAATATAAGGATAAGCGTACTAATAGGAAGACTCCAGGAGAAAAGTTAAAAGAAAAGTTCTTAATACGCGATACTAAAGAAGAAGAACTAGCGCTCTTAGAAAAAGAATACAGGGAAAAGAAACGGAAAGAAAACTTAAACACGTATACAGAATCAAATATGGCAACTCCGACTCCTATAAAAAGACACAATTCCTCAAAAAGGCATAGCATACGAAAAGTTTTAAATTGTGATGGAGTAAATGAGGAAAATTACCATAATTCGATTCAAAGGAATGTTTCGAAAAGGATGTCGATCAAAGGTGAGCAAGCTAATGAAAAAGATTTAGCTAACCACAGAAGATTTTCACAAGAAATGTTGGAAgagcaatctcaaatttttgaTGCCCTCATTAGAGGTGAGAATTTGAGTACTACTCAATTAGACATTTCAAAAGTTGGACTTTCGGAGCCAGAAGCCTCTGCAGCGACCGAGTTTAGCAAAATTGGATCTAAGCGAAAGAAAAAATCTTTGGATAATCTAACAGAAGGTTTTGGCATGCCACAGTCAAGAACAAAATCGGACAATGCGATCAATGAGATGATTGATAGTTCAGAACGAGACAAATCTCCCGTATCAATAGCGCCAAAAACTTCACAAAAAATAAGGAAGTCTTCGTCGGGGAGTATGATTGCGACATTGGATTCTATTACGGAAAATCCTAAGGAGCCAATAGTTCTCAAAATGAATGCAATCGCAGAATCTCCGACTGAGTTGAAGGTTGTAGAACCATCGGTTAAAACTCCAAAGTTTAAACCAAAAATTTCATCAACTGTTCAAGTAAACAACGTAGAAtccaatttgaaaataaaagtagaCGATATCGTTATCGAAGAAATTGCTAAGCCTAAACCGaagttaatttcaaatataaaatatgaagtgGTGTGTgacgaaaaaaatgaaattgtgaATGAAAAGGAATTGTCAAAAGTTGAAAAGAAAAAAGCCTCTCCAAAAAAGGCAAATACTCAACTAGATAAAAGACAGTTAGAAGTAAGCGAATCAAAAAAGTCCGAAACACAGAAAGTAATGCCGCAATTATTACAAGAAAAAAAGAATGCTCGTCAGTCAACCATTgtcaataaacaaaaaaacgAGTCCAACGAAGAAGACATAGATGACTTTTGGAACAAAATTGGTAAAAGagaaacaatatattataaagacagaAGAAAGCGTTTGCAAGAAGAAGcagaaaaaactaaaaaatcaattttttggaATCCAGAAGATGAACTAAATGCCATTCAGGAGATTGCAATTGCGGAAGAAGTGGAATTATCTAAAAAAGCAAATTCACCAATAGTagatatttgtaaaattgaTGATAAGACTTTGGctaaaaatgataaaagtttGATAAAAACGGAAACAATAAACGAAGTACAGGTGCTTTCAAAAACTCCTCTCacaaaatcgaattcaaaagtGTCTTTTGATTTAATACCAAAAGAAGAATTGAACCCAGCGGACGAGTCAAAAAAtgatacaaatttaattaatgaaaaagtAATACCGCAGAAAAAAACCATCGATCTGCTTTCCAAAACAAAAGAGGAAGTTATTGTAGCGTCGCCGATAGTTAAGAAAGAAAACAAAGGCGAAGATAAAATTCTAAATGCTAAAAACGAAACACAGGTTGTTGAACTAACTGACAAAAATCCAACCAAGCCCGCTACTGATATTCCAacatttaattcattaattgacAATGAAAAAGAAATTGCCAAGGTTAAAAAGGAACCAGTAACAGAAAATAAGACAATGGCAGAAGAAGttgaaaatcaaacaaaatgttcaaaagtaAAGGATACACCAGCACTTAAAACTAAAAATTCACCAACAAAAGTTAAGCCAGTTGAAATTACACAACAATCCACGAAAGAAATTATCgccaaaaaagaaaaagtaaaaccaACGTGTGAAACTAAATCGGAAGCGATTAAACAGATAGTAAAGAGTGAACCACTAACTGTTGCTGAAGACAAAACTGATGATAAACCTAATACGATTACAATAAAAAGTGAGCCACCTGTTGTAGCtgtggaaaataaaaatattgaaaaacctAATAAAATTGAACCAAATGTCGAAGGTGAATCTCAAGCTAGTATggatgataaaaatattaagaaaccCGAATCACCTATTCCGATTGTCATTACGGAAGAACAAAAGGAAGATATACCAAAAATGGAAGAATTAGGCGTAAAGaatgaagaaaataaagtagagaaaaatgtttttgaacagaAGGAAACTACTCCATTGCCAATAGTGGAAGAGCCCACATCACTAAATTCGAgcaaaaaatattcgaaaaccAGTACTATCTTGAATAAAGACATTATAGTTTTGCCGAAGGCACCTTCACCAAAGAAACGTATTGTCAAGGCCGAACCTGCGCTAAGACCCTTGATAGCAACTCCGAGACCTTTACAGAAGAGAGCCGACCTCAGAGCACAAAGACGAGCAAGACTAAGTGCAGGAAACGTGACCAGCTCCGAGGAAGAGTCTTCGAGCGAGGAAGAAACGGAGTCTTCGGAATCATCCGAAGAGGATGAGTTTTTCGAATGTGAAGTGACAAAGAACAAAAGTGACAAGGACGTGAGGACTTCGACAAGCTCCAACGATTCTGGATTCGACTCATCAGCACCTACGTCACCAGCTGGAatcatttgtattaaaaaag GGGGTGGCGAAGAACCAGGTGAAGGGGCAGTAGCTGGACCAGCACCCACAGATCCAAATAACTGCGATAGGACTCTCG agGCATCTACCGCATATAGTGCATTCCAAAGGTCGGGTCGCGTGACTCCACCGGCAACGACAATACCACGGTTTCGCAAATACACGGTTGAGGACTTTTGCTTCTTGAAAGTACTTGGAAAGGGAAGTTTTGGCAAG GTACTCTTGGCTGAATTGAAGAACACAGAGTATTATTATGCCattaaatgtttgaagaaagaTGTAGTTTTGGAAGATGATGATGTTGAGTGCACTTTGATCGAAAGGAAAGTTCTAGCTTTAGGCACAAAACATCCTTATCTATGCCATCTATTTTGCACGTTCCAAACTGAC TCACATCTATTTTTTGTTATGGAATATTTGAATGGAGGTGACTTGATGTTCCATATTCAACAGACAGGAAGATTTTCTGAAGCCCGAGGTCGGTTCTATGCTGCTGAAATTGTATCTGGTCTGAAATTTTTGCATAAAAAAGGAATCGTCTACAG AGACTTGAAATTGGATAATATACTCCTGGACTACGAAGGCCACGCAAGGATAGCTGATTTTGGCATGtgtaaattacaaatttacttgGACAAGACTGCTGACACATTTTGTGGAACACCTGACTATATGGCACCAGAG ATCATCACAGGCCAAAAGTACAATCAAACCGTGGATTGGTGGTCGTTTGGAGTACTTTTATATGAAATGTTAATTGGGCAAAGTCCTTTCAGCGGCTGCGACGAAAATGAACTCTTTTGGTCCATATGCAACGAGCTGCCCAGCTATCCACGGTTTCTTTCCATAGAAGCTTTGCAGATACTCAATATG CTGCTTGATAAAGAAGCAACCACAAGGTTAGGAGGTTCAGAATGTATCTGCGGTGATATATGCGACCAGGAATTTTTCAGACCTATTCCCTGGGATAAACTGGAGAGGCGACAACTAGAACCACCATTTAAACCCCAAGTT cgACATCCAATAGATACACAATATTTCGACAAAGCATTCACTGGTGAAAGAGCTCGTCTCACGCCTGTTGAGAACAACATCTTGCGCAGCATGGATCAAGCTCAATTTAGAGGATTCAGCTATACCAATCCAAACGCGACAGACCATTGA